The Pseudomonas extremaustralis genome contains a region encoding:
- a CDS encoding VOC family protein, with protein MVNVIGIDHLAIRVSNLERSKAFYDQVLGFLGFTLEWEFDQVIGWTNGETMFWITEADAQGRKHKHRTGDVGFHHYAFEVGAREDVDALYAFLLDQGVTIVDAPADYPDYGEGYYAVYFLDPDGLKLEVMFFLEKHKRRLLGKSQS; from the coding sequence ATGGTGAACGTCATCGGCATCGATCACTTGGCCATTCGTGTCAGTAATCTGGAACGCTCCAAGGCGTTCTACGATCAGGTCCTCGGTTTCCTGGGATTCACCCTCGAATGGGAATTCGACCAGGTGATTGGCTGGACCAACGGCGAAACCATGTTCTGGATCACCGAAGCCGATGCCCAGGGGCGCAAACATAAGCACCGGACCGGCGATGTCGGCTTTCATCACTATGCGTTCGAAGTGGGCGCGCGTGAGGATGTCGATGCGCTCTACGCGTTCCTGCTGGATCAGGGGGTGACGATTGTCGACGCCCCCGCTGATTACCCGGATTACGGCGAGGGCTACTATGCGGTCTATTTCCTCGACCCCGATGGCCTGAAGCTTGAGGTGATGTTTTTCCTGGAAAAACACAAGCGGCGCCTGCTCGGAAAATCGCAGAGCTGA
- a CDS encoding DUF2946 domain-containing protein, with protein MLTLKRLSPWIACLALLLNMLVMPMSRATQTPDVQLMLWGGFCSGGSSQTLPASLSQRLDTLPTPAEKSVMQHGKCCCGHAGLAALPGDYYRHHLPRYTADIAFDNPPLPTLHPRVRWPSLTPRASPTA; from the coding sequence ATGCTCACACTCAAGCGCCTGAGCCCCTGGATCGCCTGCCTGGCCCTGCTCCTGAACATGCTGGTCATGCCCATGAGCCGCGCGACGCAAACGCCAGACGTGCAGTTGATGCTCTGGGGTGGCTTTTGCTCGGGTGGCAGTTCCCAGACGCTGCCGGCTTCGCTCAGCCAGCGCCTGGACACGCTGCCGACGCCTGCGGAAAAGAGCGTCATGCAACATGGCAAATGCTGCTGTGGACATGCCGGTCTCGCAGCCCTGCCAGGCGATTACTACCGCCATCATTTACCGCGCTACACCGCCGATATCGCCTTCGATAACCCGCCACTGCCCACCCTGCATCCCAGGGTCCGCTGGCCGAGCCTGACTCCCCGCGCCTCCCCCACCGCCTGA
- a CDS encoding TonB-dependent receptor — MPAFTTLPRAKALPVSPSKWSLLTCGLFALTPLPCALAETAKVEDSTLTLGTVTVQGSSASSGPLSTSSVLSSVDILGADILEKMPVNYSWELFSRAPGVILTEFNQGTTSGKISFRGFNGEGEVNAVKLLIDGIPSNSNDGNMPFMDMIFPMELDSIEVVRGTSDARYGLNNIAGNVNMLTRTGGDYTKARIRYGSYNTQETQLAKGIETSNWTQNYFFAYQKSDGYRDHAEADKFSLSGKWFYTPDDNSYRIGLIARHYETEAQEPGYLSEEDAHQHPSMTNSYNATDKGTRRMNQVSVHFDTDLADTLAWSAKTYVNTFDDRRWTQYWRTSSQQERDAYETQYGALTSLTWRPQVSWLYDFALEGGADMQQQQNKSERYRTKDRVRLAQTRDQQFDFDTYGAYVQAEIKPFESLKIVPAYRVDKIQGDFTNEMTGMDYDINDYGLIKQPKLSVVYSPWKVASIYANWGRTFQVGTGAAAYKIPPRDTDLAPSINEGWETGVKFTPANWIDGRVAYWQQEASGEVSRRLNDPSGESDNVGETRRWGYDAQVNLHPNDRTDIWMAYSWQYSKILQPSATLPNSKGQEIDHIPHHLYNAGVSYKATRDLQLTAWMNGQTNYYLERENTKGTYGGYVLMNLGATYQVTESVSVDLQLKNLTNRYYEYVWYDPDGAQASLHSPGDGRALYTGVTLDF; from the coding sequence ATGCCTGCTTTTACGACTTTGCCTCGCGCAAAGGCTCTGCCCGTGTCCCCGTCCAAATGGTCGCTGTTGACGTGCGGTCTGTTCGCCTTGACGCCGTTGCCCTGCGCCCTCGCCGAAACCGCCAAGGTCGAAGACTCGACCCTGACCCTGGGCACCGTCACGGTCCAGGGCTCCAGCGCCAGCAGCGGCCCGCTGAGCACCAGCAGCGTGCTCAGTTCGGTGGATATTCTGGGCGCCGACATCCTGGAAAAAATGCCGGTCAACTACAGTTGGGAACTGTTCAGCCGTGCGCCGGGGGTGATCCTCACCGAGTTCAACCAGGGCACCACGTCCGGCAAGATCTCCTTTCGCGGCTTCAACGGCGAAGGCGAAGTCAATGCGGTGAAGTTGCTGATCGACGGCATCCCGAGCAACAGCAACGACGGCAACATGCCGTTCATGGACATGATTTTCCCCATGGAGCTGGACAGCATCGAAGTGGTGCGCGGCACCAGCGATGCGCGCTACGGCCTGAACAACATCGCCGGCAACGTCAATATGCTGACCCGCACCGGCGGCGACTACACCAAGGCGCGGATTCGCTACGGCAGCTACAACACCCAGGAAACCCAACTGGCCAAGGGCATCGAGACCAGTAACTGGACGCAGAACTACTTCTTTGCCTACCAGAAGTCCGACGGTTATCGCGATCACGCCGAGGCGGACAAGTTTTCCCTGTCCGGCAAATGGTTCTACACCCCGGACGACAACAGCTACCGTATCGGCCTGATCGCCCGTCACTACGAAACCGAGGCACAGGAGCCCGGTTACTTGAGCGAAGAAGATGCGCACCAGCACCCGAGCATGACCAACAGCTACAACGCCACCGACAAGGGCACGCGGCGGATGAACCAGGTCAGCGTGCACTTCGACACCGACCTGGCCGACACCCTGGCCTGGTCGGCGAAAACCTACGTCAACACCTTCGACGACCGCCGCTGGACGCAATACTGGCGCACCAGTTCCCAGCAGGAGCGCGACGCCTACGAAACCCAGTACGGCGCCCTCACCTCCCTGACCTGGCGCCCGCAAGTCAGTTGGCTGTATGACTTTGCCCTGGAAGGTGGCGCGGACATGCAGCAGCAACAGAACAAGAGCGAGCGCTACCGCACCAAAGACCGCGTGCGCCTGGCCCAAACCCGCGACCAGCAATTCGACTTCGATACCTACGGCGCCTACGTGCAGGCCGAGATCAAACCATTCGAGTCGCTGAAGATCGTTCCGGCCTATCGCGTCGACAAGATCCAGGGCGACTTCACCAACGAAATGACCGGCATGGACTACGACATCAACGACTATGGGCTGATCAAACAGCCCAAGCTCAGCGTGGTGTATTCACCCTGGAAGGTCGCCAGCATCTACGCCAACTGGGGGCGCACTTTCCAGGTCGGAACCGGCGCGGCGGCCTACAAGATTCCGCCACGGGACACGGACCTGGCGCCGTCGATCAACGAAGGCTGGGAAACCGGGGTCAAGTTCACCCCGGCGAACTGGATCGACGGGCGCGTGGCGTATTGGCAACAGGAAGCCAGCGGCGAAGTCAGTCGCCGGCTCAACGACCCGAGCGGCGAGTCGGATAACGTCGGCGAAACCCGACGCTGGGGTTACGACGCCCAGGTCAACCTGCACCCGAACGACCGCACCGACATCTGGATGGCCTACTCCTGGCAGTATTCGAAAATCCTCCAGCCGAGCGCGACCCTGCCCAACAGCAAAGGCCAGGAAATCGACCACATCCCCCATCACCTGTACAACGCCGGCGTCAGCTACAAGGCCACCCGCGATCTGCAATTGACAGCCTGGATGAACGGCCAGACCAACTACTACCTGGAGCGCGAAAACACCAAGGGCACCTATGGCGGCTACGTCCTGATGAACCTCGGTGCCACCTACCAGGTGACCGAGTCGGTGAGTGTCGACCTGCAGTTGAAAAACCTTACCAACCGTTACTATGAATACGTCTGGTACGACCCGGACGGCGCCCAGGCCTCACTGCACTCACCGGGTGACGGGCGCGCGCTGTATACCGGCGTGACCCTGGATTTCTGA
- the copC gene encoding copper homeostasis periplasmic binding protein CopC, translating into MSAHFAKKVLTTVALLASFATANSAFAHAHLKSELPAADATVSAPKELRLVFSEGIEAQFTQVKVSNGTEAVAIKSIATAPDDKKTLIVTPEKPLTAGTYKVEWHAVSVDTHKSEGAYGFTVGN; encoded by the coding sequence ATGTCTGCTCATTTTGCGAAGAAAGTCCTGACTACCGTGGCGTTGCTTGCATCCTTCGCCACGGCCAACTCGGCGTTCGCCCACGCCCATCTGAAAAGCGAACTGCCGGCGGCAGACGCCACCGTCAGCGCCCCCAAGGAACTGCGCCTGGTATTTTCCGAAGGCATCGAAGCCCAGTTCACCCAGGTCAAAGTCAGCAACGGCACCGAGGCCGTGGCGATCAAAAGCATCGCCACGGCGCCGGACGACAAGAAAACCCTGATCGTCACACCGGAAAAACCGTTGACCGCCGGCACGTACAAGGTTGAATGGCACGCGGTCTCGGTCGATACCCATAAAAGCGAGGGGGCCTACGGTTTTACTGTTGGCAACTGA
- the mbnC gene encoding methanobactin biosynthesis protein MbnC, which translates to MSVRGLSPRTDADLLDALSVPERQADYPRDSRAFVRIDSSLRVYWHTLFDICPGLLALSGPDGLAIFRPFMGWAAEQRLSLNWTYYLWVDVWLQQSQFRQQLTPALRYSLMGASVARWATGDRSESNGIIVSAADLPDLVCAWKTQSLEGAREVEQIELSEPLPSPAAAFGFFTVASRNLEEGFPGWTDVPR; encoded by the coding sequence ATGAGCGTAAGGGGTTTATCCCCTCGAACCGACGCTGACCTGCTGGATGCGTTGAGCGTGCCCGAGCGCCAGGCCGACTACCCTCGCGACTCGCGGGCGTTTGTGCGTATCGACAGCAGCCTGCGGGTCTATTGGCACACGTTGTTCGACATTTGTCCGGGGCTATTGGCGCTGTCGGGTCCGGATGGACTGGCGATATTCCGGCCGTTCATGGGCTGGGCCGCCGAGCAGCGCTTGTCGCTCAACTGGACGTATTACCTATGGGTCGATGTCTGGCTGCAACAGTCGCAGTTCCGGCAGCAATTGACCCCGGCATTGCGCTACAGCCTGATGGGCGCTTCGGTCGCGCGTTGGGCCACCGGTGATCGCTCCGAGTCGAACGGCATCATTGTGTCTGCCGCGGATCTGCCCGACCTGGTCTGCGCCTGGAAAACCCAGTCCCTGGAAGGCGCCCGGGAGGTCGAACAGATTGAATTGTCCGAACCGCTGCCGTCGCCGGCAGCGGCTTTCGGGTTTTTCACGGTGGCCAGTCGGAACCTGGAAGAGGGGTTTCCCGGCTGGACCGATGTGCCTCGTTGA
- the mbnB gene encoding methanobactin biosynthesis protein MbnB, which produces MLIGFNYTLGDTAPLVRKLLAGRHIDYVELLIDNFLAVPLEELMDGFAAPVGFHIMFSKFIENDTPALERLAYRLRELIDRLRPLYVSDHVARFSHEGRQLYHLAEIDYLNDYARVRERVDWWQQALGCQLLLENYPSIMDGGHDAPAFHERLYRDTGAGVLFDASNAVCAHLNCGVPLEAWEGIIELSSHFHTAGYNLSILQPHLILDTHDQALSDATLDFLQRYRMQFDTPHATMTYERDDRFDEHEIVADLQRLRGVFMPPSQALQS; this is translated from the coding sequence ATGCTGATCGGCTTCAACTACACCCTGGGCGACACCGCACCGTTGGTGCGCAAACTCTTGGCCGGCCGGCACATCGACTATGTCGAGCTGCTGATCGACAATTTTCTGGCCGTCCCACTCGAAGAACTCATGGACGGTTTTGCCGCCCCCGTGGGCTTTCACATCATGTTTTCCAAGTTCATCGAAAACGACACGCCCGCGCTTGAGCGCCTGGCCTATCGCTTGCGGGAACTGATCGACCGGCTACGGCCGTTGTACGTCTCCGACCATGTGGCGCGCTTCAGTCATGAGGGGCGCCAGCTCTACCACCTGGCAGAGATCGACTACCTCAACGATTACGCGCGGGTGCGCGAACGGGTCGACTGGTGGCAACAGGCACTGGGGTGCCAACTGTTGTTGGAAAACTACCCCTCGATCATGGACGGTGGCCACGATGCGCCGGCCTTTCATGAACGGCTTTACCGCGATACCGGCGCCGGGGTGCTGTTCGATGCGTCCAACGCGGTATGCGCGCACCTCAACTGCGGGGTACCGCTGGAGGCCTGGGAGGGCATCATCGAATTGTCATCGCATTTCCATACGGCAGGCTACAACCTGTCGATCCTGCAACCCCATCTGATCCTCGATACCCACGATCAGGCGCTATCCGATGCCACCCTGGACTTTCTCCAGCGTTACCGCATGCAGTTCGACACGCCGCACGCGACCATGACCTACGAGCGGGACGACCGCTTCGATGAGCACGAGATCGTCGCCGATCTGCAACGCTTGCGCGGCGTTTTTATGCCGCCGTCACAGGCGCTTCAGTCATGA
- the mbnA gene encoding methanobactin gives MSIKIAKKHTLQIAGRAGACCASCCAPLGVN, from the coding sequence ATGAGCATCAAAATCGCGAAAAAACACACCCTGCAAATCGCCGGTCGTGCCGGTGCCTGCTGCGCGTCGTGCTGCGCCCCGCTGGGCGTGAACTGA
- a CDS encoding methanobactin export MATE transporter MbnM — protein MSRDYWRLTGGLLLGLALAWPVSAQDWTWELPSHVPAPRVPADNPMSAVKVELGRRLFYDPRLSADGNRSCASCHQQARAFTDAKALSEGGTGQLTHRNAPGLANSAWNATYNWAAPAVVTLERQMEIPLFGDDPIEMGVNDGNRQQILERLRAEPLYPPLFQEAFADQAQPLNMASVIKAIAAFQRSIVSVDSRYDRYLQGKAALSAAEQRGMSLFFGERAECHHCHGSFNFNDQVVHARSRVVQTPFHNTGLYNIDGAGGFPFPNRGLYESTGKPEDMGAFRAPSLRNVAVTGPYMHDGSIATLEQVIDVYADGGRVIENGPNRGDGRLNPYKSGLIARIELSPQEKQDLLAFLKSLTDESLLNDPRFSDPWKHKH, from the coding sequence ATGAGTCGAGACTACTGGCGGTTGACCGGCGGGCTGCTTTTGGGCCTGGCGCTGGCCTGGCCCGTTTCGGCCCAGGACTGGACATGGGAGCTGCCGTCCCATGTGCCAGCGCCCCGAGTGCCCGCGGACAACCCCATGTCGGCGGTTAAAGTCGAACTGGGCCGGCGTTTGTTTTATGACCCGCGCTTGTCCGCCGACGGCAACCGTTCCTGCGCCTCCTGTCACCAGCAGGCGCGGGCCTTCACCGACGCCAAAGCGCTGTCCGAGGGCGGTACCGGGCAGTTGACCCACCGCAATGCGCCCGGTCTGGCCAACAGCGCCTGGAATGCGACCTACAACTGGGCAGCGCCGGCAGTCGTGACGCTGGAGCGCCAGATGGAGATCCCGCTGTTTGGTGATGACCCGATCGAAATGGGCGTTAACGATGGCAATCGCCAACAGATCCTCGAACGCTTGCGGGCCGAGCCGTTGTACCCGCCGCTGTTCCAGGAAGCCTTCGCGGATCAGGCGCAGCCGCTGAACATGGCCTCGGTGATCAAGGCTATCGCGGCCTTCCAGCGCTCCATCGTGTCGGTGGACAGTCGTTATGACCGCTACTTGCAGGGCAAGGCAGCCTTGAGTGCCGCCGAGCAACGCGGCATGAGCCTGTTCTTTGGCGAGCGGGCCGAGTGTCATCACTGTCACGGCAGTTTCAACTTCAACGACCAGGTGGTGCATGCCAGGAGCCGGGTGGTGCAAACCCCGTTTCACAACACCGGGCTTTACAACATCGACGGGGCCGGCGGTTTTCCCTTCCCCAATCGCGGGCTCTACGAGAGCACCGGCAAGCCCGAGGACATGGGCGCGTTTCGCGCGCCCAGCCTGCGCAATGTGGCGGTCACCGGGCCTTATATGCACGACGGCAGCATCGCCACCCTGGAACAGGTGATCGACGTGTACGCCGACGGTGGTCGCGTCATCGAGAACGGCCCGAATCGCGGGGATGGGCGACTGAACCCATACAAGAGTGGGCTGATTGCCAGGATCGAGCTCAGCCCGCAGGAAAAGCAGGACTTGCTGGCTTTCCTCAAGTCCTTGACCGATGAATCGCTGCTCAACGACCCGCGTTTCAGCGATCCCTGGAAGCACAAACACTGA
- a CDS encoding MbnP family copper-binding protein, whose translation MRSLSVSLTLTSVACLAGCTTQLPVEQPVSLSFALVAGEQPVRCGSAFGPLGRDHKRVLLRDARFYVQDVALIDDAGKPVPVRLQVSDWQDAKVALLDFEDGSGHCVGGTPATNTQVIGSVPAGHYRGVSLTLGVPESLNHTSTELQAAPLDLAAMGWSWQAGRKFIKLEVDPEGGVSKADGSRANTWYLHLGSTGCSGNPVTGETVACQRANRIPLRFEGFDPATQAVVLDVAALLRDSRLAVDEGAAVGCMSGPSDPECVAVFKRLGVSLNSGSPLEPGYSPAFSARQKP comes from the coding sequence ATGCGTTCATTATCCGTAAGCCTGACACTGACCTCTGTGGCGTGCCTGGCGGGCTGTACGACTCAATTGCCCGTGGAACAACCGGTGAGCCTGAGCTTTGCGCTGGTGGCCGGTGAGCAGCCGGTGCGCTGTGGCAGTGCCTTTGGGCCTTTGGGGCGCGACCATAAACGCGTGTTGTTGCGCGATGCGCGGTTCTATGTGCAGGACGTCGCCTTGATCGACGACGCCGGCAAACCCGTACCCGTGCGTTTGCAGGTCAGTGACTGGCAGGATGCCAAGGTCGCGTTGCTCGACTTCGAGGACGGCAGCGGCCATTGCGTCGGCGGTACGCCAGCGACCAACACTCAGGTCATCGGCAGCGTCCCGGCCGGACACTACCGCGGCGTGAGCTTGACCCTGGGCGTACCGGAGTCCTTGAATCACACCAGCACCGAGCTGCAAGCGGCGCCGCTGGACCTGGCGGCCATGGGCTGGAGCTGGCAGGCCGGGCGCAAGTTCATCAAGCTTGAAGTCGACCCCGAAGGCGGTGTCAGCAAAGCCGATGGCTCAAGGGCCAACACCTGGTACCTGCACCTGGGCTCCACCGGCTGTAGCGGCAACCCGGTGACTGGCGAGACGGTGGCGTGTCAGCGGGCCAACCGTATCCCTTTGCGCTTCGAAGGGTTTGACCCGGCGACGCAAGCGGTGGTGCTGGATGTGGCCGCATTGTTGCGCGACAGCCGCCTGGCGGTGGACGAGGGCGCCGCGGTGGGCTGCATGAGCGGGCCGAGCGACCCTGAGTGCGTCGCGGTGTTCAAGCGCCTGGGTGTGTCGTTGAACAGCGGCTCACCCCTTGAACCTGGCTATTCCCCGGCGTTTTCGGCGCGTCAAAAGCCATGA
- a CDS encoding TonB-dependent hemoglobin/transferrin/lactoferrin family receptor — MPAMTQVAAALCVAEPYTARRFPQTLPGLKGAVDVDRFTLSLLAAACALSVTGAYAQPVTDDDAPLSYELESTTITATRTPNNSFALPASVSTVDRQQLEGAQANTLSTVLRTLPNVNYGGGPRAAAQSPAIRGLQGPRIILTVDGARRNNDGGVNTPLLIDSDLIKQVDVVRGPMSAAYGSGGLGGVMAIETLGVEDILDPGKTLGGRIKAGYHSANEELSSNLTVAARGERADVLASATYRDYGTIHTGASGDDAKYPNDGQLKSGLFKTSFSPNELNRFELGYQRFSDEMVGPTNPGGNLLFPFSQKLQREQEQYNASWAFQDAEQQLLDGKLALYQTRFTLDGDSRSVPRQPTTSTQTKTLGASLQNSSRFDAGTWSSHRLTYGVDGYRDTNENASDGQSNSVLPNGQMRALGGFVQDEMAFLDDWTLIAALRHDDYRLTSPGQEDSSHNRLSPKVALKYQPWAFLGVFVSYGEAFRAPTMTEMFGNLNTRRALFNFRPNPALKPETSKTKEVGATLAFDDLVAAGDSLRAKVTYFTEDVDDLIDQQVVGIYSRQAPFAGTGMVFQRVNVAQAERHGGELELTYRWQRLSLGAGYSRLRSRNAETGAQLYAPPDKFALGSQYRLDDNWSLSYQGQYVWAQDYDATELRRRKGYVIHDIGAAYEYKQYRVDLGVSNLFDKVYSTYQQSLATTFTYEEGRSVNLALSARF; from the coding sequence ATGCCTGCTATGACCCAGGTCGCGGCCGCCTTGTGCGTTGCCGAACCTTATACTGCGCGCCGTTTTCCTCAGACTCTGCCTGGCCTCAAGGGCGCGGTGGACGTCGACCGGTTCACCCTGTCGCTATTGGCCGCTGCGTGCGCGTTGTCTGTCACCGGGGCCTATGCGCAGCCCGTCACCGATGATGACGCGCCGTTGTCCTACGAGCTGGAAAGTACGACGATCACCGCGACCCGCACCCCCAACAACAGCTTTGCTTTACCGGCGTCCGTATCCACCGTCGATCGCCAGCAACTGGAGGGTGCCCAAGCCAATACGCTCTCCACGGTGTTGCGGACCCTGCCCAACGTGAATTACGGCGGTGGCCCCCGGGCTGCGGCGCAAAGCCCGGCGATCCGTGGCCTGCAGGGGCCAAGGATCATCCTCACGGTCGATGGCGCACGGCGTAACAATGATGGCGGCGTGAATACGCCCCTGCTGATCGACTCGGACTTGATCAAGCAGGTCGACGTGGTACGCGGCCCGATGTCCGCCGCCTACGGCAGTGGCGGGCTGGGCGGGGTGATGGCGATCGAGACGCTGGGCGTCGAGGATATTCTGGACCCGGGCAAAACCCTGGGCGGCCGGATCAAGGCTGGCTATCACAGCGCCAACGAAGAACTGTCCAGTAACCTGACCGTGGCTGCCCGCGGCGAGCGCGCCGATGTGCTCGCCAGTGCCACGTACCGCGACTACGGCACTATTCATACCGGGGCGAGCGGCGATGACGCGAAGTATCCCAACGACGGGCAACTCAAGAGCGGCCTGTTCAAAACCAGCTTTTCGCCGAATGAGTTGAACCGTTTCGAGCTGGGCTACCAGCGCTTCTCGGACGAGATGGTCGGCCCCACCAACCCAGGTGGCAACCTGCTGTTTCCATTTTCGCAGAAGCTCCAGCGCGAGCAGGAGCAGTACAACGCCAGTTGGGCGTTCCAGGACGCCGAGCAGCAACTGCTGGACGGCAAGCTGGCGCTCTACCAGACCCGCTTCACCCTCGATGGCGACAGCCGTTCGGTGCCACGTCAACCCACCACCTCGACCCAGACCAAGACCCTGGGGGCGAGCCTGCAGAACAGCAGCCGTTTTGACGCCGGGACCTGGTCATCCCACCGCTTGACCTACGGGGTAGATGGCTACCGCGACACCAACGAGAACGCCTCCGACGGTCAGTCCAACAGTGTCCTGCCCAATGGACAGATGCGCGCCCTGGGCGGCTTTGTGCAGGACGAAATGGCGTTCCTGGACGACTGGACCCTGATCGCAGCCCTGCGCCACGACGATTACCGCCTGACGTCTCCCGGCCAGGAAGACTCCAGCCACAACCGGCTCTCACCCAAAGTCGCCTTGAAGTACCAGCCCTGGGCGTTCCTCGGGGTGTTTGTCAGTTATGGCGAGGCCTTCCGGGCGCCGACCATGACCGAGATGTTCGGCAACCTGAACACCCGCAGGGCGCTGTTCAACTTCCGCCCGAACCCCGCGCTCAAGCCGGAAACCAGCAAGACGAAGGAAGTGGGCGCGACGTTGGCCTTCGACGATCTCGTGGCCGCAGGCGACAGTCTGCGGGCGAAGGTCACCTACTTTACCGAGGACGTTGATGACCTGATCGACCAGCAAGTGGTGGGCATCTACAGCCGTCAGGCGCCGTTCGCCGGAACCGGCATGGTCTTTCAGCGAGTCAACGTGGCCCAGGCCGAGCGCCATGGCGGTGAGCTCGAATTGACCTATCGCTGGCAGCGCCTGTCGTTAGGCGCCGGCTACTCGCGGTTGCGCTCCCGGAACGCCGAGACCGGTGCCCAACTGTATGCGCCGCCGGATAAGTTTGCGTTGGGCAGCCAGTACCGGCTCGATGACAACTGGTCGCTGAGTTACCAGGGCCAATACGTGTGGGCCCAGGATTATGACGCCACCGAACTGCGGCGGCGCAAAGGCTATGTGATCCACGACATCGGCGCGGCCTATGAGTACAAGCAGTACCGCGTCGATCTGGGGGTGAGCAACCTGTTCGACAAGGTCTACAGCACCTACCAGCAGTCCTTGGCCACGACCTTCACCTATGAAGAAGGCCGCAGCGTGAACCTCGCCTTGAGTGCACGTTTTTGA
- a CDS encoding DUF2946 family protein, with product MPLPIPASTGERVVICTANGMQSLSLADFKARAGQRQDDQDAPDASPGCALCPFVGALALTPAVPVLPALVLGHYPYAAIANTNPVVVPPFEISQARAPPGIA from the coding sequence ATGCCTCTGCCAATCCCCGCCTCAACGGGCGAGCGGGTGGTCATTTGCACGGCCAATGGCATGCAGAGCCTGTCCCTTGCCGACTTCAAGGCCCGTGCCGGCCAGCGTCAGGATGACCAGGACGCCCCGGACGCCTCGCCCGGCTGCGCGCTGTGTCCCTTTGTCGGCGCACTGGCCCTGACGCCTGCGGTTCCCGTTCTGCCGGCGCTCGTTCTCGGGCATTACCCTTATGCCGCGATCGCGAACACCAACCCCGTTGTTGTCCCCCCCTTTGAGATCTCGCAGGCCAGGGCCCCTCCCGGCATCGCGTGA